In Desulfosporosinus youngiae DSM 17734, the genomic stretch TGAAAGGCCGAAGCCCTTGCGCCATAAGTAGCACCGGCTGCTTTAGCCACCTCCAAAACCTGAAAGGGTCTCTCCAGGTTGCCAAAAGGAGAGGTGGTTCCCCGTTTGTCATGAGGGGTTAAGGGAGACGTCTGACCACCCGTCATCCCATAAATACTATTATTGATAACTATAGCTGTCAGGTCAATATTCCGCCTGGCAGCATGAATTAGATGATTCCCCCCAATAGCCGTCGAATCGCCATCTCCCATGATGACGAAGACATCCAGCTCAGGGCGGGCCGCCTTAATCCCTATAGCGAAAGGCAAGGCTCTTCCATGGGTGGTATGAATCGTATTAAAATCCAAGTACCCCGGCATGCGGGAAGAACAGCCGATTCCGGAAACAAAGATCACCTTGTTCTGGTCAAGCTGCAGCGTTTTGATAGCTCTGACAATCGCTGCCGTTATAGTTCCTATGCCACACCCCGGGCACCAGATATGGGGTAATGTCTCGGTTCGAAAATACTGAGCAATCTCCTTGAACATTTATATTACCTCCCGGATTCTTTCAAGAATTTCCTTGGGAGTTATTAGCTCTCCGTCAACACGATTGAGACGTTCAACGGCTTTATAACCAAAGATGCGTTCGATTTCGCCCACTAACTGCCCGCTGTTCATTTCCACAACCAGGTACTTCCGTTCAGCATACGCCTCCAGTTGTTTGTGCGGAAAAGGCCAAATTGTGATGGGACGGAAGAGTCCCGCTTTTAAGCCCATGCCC encodes the following:
- a CDS encoding 2-oxoacid:ferredoxin oxidoreductase subunit beta, with product MFKEIAQYFRTETLPHIWCPGCGIGTITAAIVRAIKTLQLDQNKVIFVSGIGCSSRMPGYLDFNTIHTTHGRALPFAIGIKAARPELDVFVIMGDGDSTAIGGNHLIHAARRNIDLTAIVINNSIYGMTGGQTSPLTPHDKRGTTSPFGNLERPFQVLEVAKAAGATYGARASAFHNQLLTKLVIDAYNNLGFSLVEAVSQCPVSYGRRNKFKTPADMLLWQKEHAFKAGQQAVSEEDFQIGEIFKRQAPEYTQEYEKLRQRLREGII